A genomic window from Brevibacillus agri includes:
- the dndE gene encoding DNA sulfur modification protein DndE, translating to MQFRLKTSKATADRLKDLQNATGLTPNILARIAVALSLKEPQPVSPIVKDVSGLEFNRNTLTGSYDFVFKALISQREKRELSDEDYFPVLFNAHLERGCKLLENEYNYAGNSQKLITNLLDKIPGGSD from the coding sequence ATGCAATTTCGTCTTAAAACATCAAAAGCAACAGCGGACCGATTAAAAGATCTACAGAACGCTACAGGTTTAACGCCGAATATCTTGGCTAGGATTGCCGTCGCATTATCGCTGAAAGAGCCCCAACCCGTTAGTCCCATCGTGAAAGATGTAAGTGGACTGGAATTCAATCGAAATACATTGACTGGTAGTTATGATTTTGTTTTTAAAGCTTTGATTAGCCAACGCGAAAAAAGGGAACTATCAGATGAAGACTACTTTCCCGTTCTTTTTAATGCACATCTTGAGCGTGGATGTAAACTCCTAGAAAACGAATATAATTATGCTGGCAATAGTCAGAAACTGATTACAAACCTTCTTGATAAAATACCAGGGGGCAGCGATTAA